A window of the Parabacteroides merdae ATCC 43184 genome harbors these coding sequences:
- a CDS encoding VapE domain-containing protein — MLADPTGSRRFVCIEINGNIRPDRSVEYGQLYAQAVAALRAGERYWFTPEAFILFSPNAFSDLQF, encoded by the coding sequence TTGCTGGCTGATCCGACCGGTAGCCGCCGTTTCGTCTGCATCGAGATAAACGGGAACATCCGTCCAGACCGTTCTGTCGAATACGGACAGCTATACGCACAGGCGGTCGCCGCGCTCCGGGCAGGCGAAAGATATTGGTTCACGCCAGAGGCATTCATTTTATTTTCTCCTAATGCTTTTTCCGATCTCCAATTTTAA
- a CDS encoding YifB family Mg chelatase-like AAA ATPase, whose amino-acid sequence MLVKSYAAAVQGISATVVTIEVNCTKGIQFFLVGLPDVAVRESHERIISALQVSGYKFPRNRIVINMAPADIRKEGSSYDLPLAIGILAAAEELDASRLGHYMMMGELSLDGSLKSVKGILPIAIKAREEGFKGFIVPKQNAREAAVVNDLDVYGVSTIKEVIEFIAGRRDLEPTVVNTREEFYARQLQFEADFSDVRGQENVKRALEVAAAGSHNLILIGPPGSGKSMLAKRLPSILPPFTLQESLETTKIHSVAGKIGLDTSLMTQRPFRSPHHTISNVAMVGGGAFPQPGEISLAHNGILFLDELPEFNRSVLEVMRQPLEDRTITVSRARLSVDYPANFMLVASMNPCPCGYYNHPDRPCLCSPGAVQKYMNRVSGPLLDRIDIQVEVVPVPFEKISDGRPSECSEAIRERVMKARAIQEKRFAAHEGIYSNAQMTSKLLHEYAVPDAAGLSLLKVAMQRLNLSARAYDRILKVSRTIADLEASPNIEARHLAEAIQYRSLDRETWGT is encoded by the coding sequence ATGTTAGTCAAATCTTACGCTGCCGCCGTGCAAGGCATATCGGCAACGGTCGTTACGATCGAAGTAAATTGCACGAAAGGTATCCAATTCTTTTTGGTAGGGTTGCCCGATGTGGCTGTCCGTGAAAGCCATGAACGCATTATCTCTGCTCTTCAGGTGAGTGGCTACAAGTTTCCCCGTAACCGCATTGTGATCAATATGGCGCCTGCCGATATCCGGAAGGAAGGTTCGTCGTATGATTTGCCGCTTGCGATCGGCATCTTGGCAGCAGCCGAAGAGCTGGATGCTTCCCGGCTAGGCCACTACATGATGATGGGAGAGCTTTCATTGGACGGCAGCTTGAAGTCGGTAAAGGGAATTCTGCCGATTGCGATCAAGGCGCGTGAAGAGGGATTCAAAGGTTTTATCGTTCCCAAGCAGAATGCCCGTGAGGCCGCTGTCGTCAATGACCTGGATGTGTATGGCGTTTCGACCATCAAAGAAGTGATCGAGTTCATTGCAGGAAGACGGGATTTGGAGCCGACGGTTGTCAATACCCGTGAGGAATTTTATGCCCGGCAACTTCAGTTTGAAGCGGATTTCTCGGATGTACGCGGACAGGAAAATGTGAAGCGTGCGCTGGAAGTAGCCGCCGCCGGAAGCCACAACCTGATCCTGATCGGTCCGCCGGGGAGTGGCAAATCGATGCTCGCCAAACGTCTCCCTTCCATCTTGCCACCTTTTACCTTGCAGGAGTCGCTCGAGACCACCAAGATACATTCGGTCGCCGGCAAGATCGGGCTGGACACTTCCCTGATGACGCAACGTCCGTTCCGTTCGCCCCATCACACGATTTCGAATGTGGCGATGGTCGGTGGAGGCGCTTTCCCGCAGCCGGGAGAGATCAGCCTGGCACATAACGGAATCTTGTTCTTGGATGAATTGCCCGAATTCAACCGGAGCGTGCTCGAGGTCATGCGCCAACCATTGGAAGACCGGACGATAACGGTCTCTCGTGCCCGCTTATCTGTTGATTATCCGGCCAACTTCATGTTGGTCGCTTCCATGAATCCTTGTCCTTGCGGATATTATAATCACCCCGATCGCCCTTGTCTCTGTTCTCCGGGTGCTGTCCAGAAATACATGAATCGTGTTTCCGGCCCTTTGCTCGACCGGATCGATATACAGGTAGAAGTCGTGCCGGTCCCTTTCGAGAAGATATCCGACGGACGCCCTTCCGAATGTAGCGAAGCGATACGCGAGCGCGTGATGAAAGCCCGCGCTATCCAGGAAAAACGCTTTGCCGCGCATGAGGGTATTTACAGCAATGCCCAGATGACCTCCAAACTGCTTCATGAATACGCCGTGCCTGATGCTGCCGGCCTGTCTTTACTGAAGGTCGCCATGCAGCGCCTCAATCTTTCCGCTCGCGCCTACGACCGCATCCTGAAAGTCTCCCGTACGATCGCCGACCTGGAAGCCTCTCCGAATATCGAGGCACGCCATCTGGCGGAAGCCATACAATACCGGAGCCTGGACCGGGAAACATGGGGGACGTAA
- a CDS encoding HU family DNA-binding protein, with protein sequence MTARYRMERNPDSGKNGNKMPLHPRLIPYETVSIKKLMKYAKSRSTYSEADIAGALQLITDLVTERLREGDNVEIEGLGFFSVSLQSRAVMSKTELRSESVRFKNVNFRCCQQLKKALKTMPLTRMKSSGHCAPGMADREELLYRYLDENSYITVRSYRYLIGLSDYSARKDLAALVASGRLVKGGSRLFAIYTLPKEEDTGIPQPLVVDSNLPG encoded by the coding sequence ATGACAGCACGTTACAGAATGGAGCGTAACCCGGATTCCGGGAAGAACGGCAATAAAATGCCTCTTCACCCAAGATTGATCCCCTATGAGACCGTCAGCATTAAAAAGTTGATGAAATATGCCAAATCCCGCTCCACCTATTCGGAGGCCGACATTGCCGGCGCCTTGCAGCTGATCACCGACTTGGTGACGGAACGCTTGCGCGAAGGCGATAACGTGGAGATCGAGGGTCTCGGCTTCTTCAGTGTCTCGCTCCAATCTCGCGCGGTGATGTCTAAAACGGAACTGAGGAGCGAATCTGTCCGTTTCAAGAACGTCAATTTCCGATGCTGCCAGCAGTTGAAGAAGGCCTTGAAGACGATGCCGCTCACGCGTATGAAAAGTTCAGGTCACTGTGCACCCGGCATGGCGGACCGGGAGGAACTTCTTTACCGCTATCTGGACGAGAACTCTTATATCACCGTCCGTTCCTACCGTTATCTTATCGGGCTGTCTGACTACAGTGCGCGCAAGGATTTGGCCGCATTGGTCGCTTCCGGCCGTCTGGTGAAGGGAGGCAGCCGTTTGTTTGCCATCTATACCCTTCCGAAAGAGGAAGACACGGGCATCCCTCAACCTTTGGTGGTCGATTCGAACTTGCCTGGATGA
- a CDS encoding DUF4493 domain-containing protein, producing the protein MKKTYILFLTVILSLLAACQKEENSRSDNFGEGSGALRLEQPAVLSKTEIPVIVMKGAFGMDANTFPIRIDQQGADGTYTKHTSFVSYSAMIDSGMPLVLPVGDYQVVASSYDQAAAEGRVSETPYFEGKQDFVIEEKTVTSVPSFTCTFESVGVEVRLSDQFKAKLEAEPLNYSYSVTVYDGEVSWTFDPDKHTKPAYYLDPCENLVLKVTVKLDGLTYPERTYYVCNRNTDKVSIGEYYIITLDAGETETKSLRLTTKCIGE; encoded by the coding sequence ATGAAAAAGACATATATCTTATTTTTAACGGTAATTCTTTCCCTTTTGGCTGCTTGCCAAAAAGAGGAAAATAGCAGAAGCGACAACTTTGGTGAAGGTTCCGGAGCGCTGCGGTTGGAACAACCTGCGGTTCTGAGCAAGACGGAGATCCCGGTGATTGTGATGAAAGGAGCTTTCGGAATGGATGCGAATACATTCCCGATTCGGATCGATCAACAGGGTGCAGATGGTACATATACGAAACATACGAGTTTTGTTTCTTATTCGGCTATGATCGATTCCGGTATGCCATTGGTTTTACCGGTAGGAGATTATCAGGTTGTTGCTTCCTCGTACGATCAGGCAGCGGCTGAGGGTCGAGTGTCTGAAACTCCTTATTTCGAAGGGAAACAGGATTTTGTGATTGAAGAAAAAACAGTCACGTCTGTTCCTTCTTTTACTTGTACGTTTGAAAGTGTGGGAGTGGAGGTTCGCTTGTCTGACCAGTTCAAAGCGAAGTTGGAAGCCGAACCTCTTAATTACAGTTATTCAGTGACCGTTTATGATGGTGAAGTGTCGTGGACGTTCGATCCCGATAAGCATACAAAGCCGGCTTATTATCTGGATCCATGTGAGAATCTGGTGCTGAAAGTCACGGTTAAGCTGGATGGGCTGACCTATCCGGAACGGACATATTATGTATGCAACCGGAATACAGATAAAGTGTCGATTGGGGAATACTATATTATAACTTTGGATGCCGGAGAAACTGAAACAAAAAGTTTACGGTTAACGACTAAATGCATAGGAGAATAG
- a CDS encoding helix-turn-helix domain-containing protein, with amino-acid sequence MENDIPKIDLPDDWIIGNLSHKDIGLLSLYANYPCRLKAEIFVLCMQGEIEASINLTRYQVKPGSFITILPGTILQIHKVEGDLQIYFMGFSSEFTNHANIGKSAMDMLYVVKDSPIIELKEQPAQLLKDYFSLLVKTYGFCGPKLNKDILNHLLSGVLLGVGAMYKDKTLNKTNLSKAEQISKNFNHLVMQNYTTQRSVAWYAKKLGITPAHLSTIVKQTTDKTCVEIITSMVIMDAKAQLKSTDLSIHDIAYSLNFTNMSFFGKYFKRHVGMGPLEYRNS; translated from the coding sequence ATGGAAAACGACATCCCCAAAATAGACCTTCCCGACGATTGGATCATCGGGAACCTTTCGCATAAAGACATCGGTTTGTTGAGTTTGTATGCCAACTATCCTTGCAGGTTGAAAGCGGAGATATTCGTGCTTTGCATGCAAGGCGAGATCGAGGCTTCCATAAATCTGACACGCTACCAAGTGAAGCCAGGCAGCTTTATCACGATCCTGCCGGGAACAATCTTACAAATTCATAAAGTGGAAGGAGATTTGCAGATCTATTTTATGGGTTTTTCGTCCGAGTTCACCAACCATGCCAATATAGGCAAATCGGCAATGGACATGCTGTATGTCGTAAAAGACAGCCCGATTATCGAACTGAAAGAACAGCCGGCCCAATTGCTGAAAGATTATTTTTCGCTACTTGTCAAAACGTATGGATTCTGCGGCCCCAAGCTGAACAAAGATATCCTTAACCATCTGCTTTCAGGCGTGCTTCTCGGAGTAGGGGCCATGTATAAAGACAAGACACTGAACAAAACGAATCTCTCCAAAGCAGAACAAATAAGCAAAAACTTCAATCATCTGGTTATGCAGAACTATACCACGCAACGTTCCGTTGCGTGGTATGCCAAGAAACTCGGCATAACTCCGGCGCATCTCAGCACGATTGTCAAGCAGACGACCGACAAGACTTGTGTCGAGATCATCACCTCTATGGTGATCATGGATGCGAAGGCACAGTTGAAATCGACCGACCTATCGATCCACGACATCGCCTATTCGCTGAATTTCACGAATATGTCTTTCTTCGGCAAATATTTCAAGCGGCATGTGGGGATGGGGCCGTTGGAATACCGGAACAGCTAA
- a CDS encoding PCMD domain-containing protein, with product MKLYIFACLCSLILWGVSCNEESAGIPTGSLFLGIEEDATLLTKAESAVTNESLRVDIIAAEGDTIKSYSDYIDEVKGKKIVLPVGTYTISVKSNQSEEAGWEKPFYSGSKEITIQSGEITSVQIVCKISNTKVAVEYADNLADYFSHYETTVSNTSGSLLYTRDETRAGFFKAEKLTADLKLVNQDGNEFAMQRVFPDIKERYFYKIKYSLDDGGGDNEEAGADFGGIIVDEKADTIYYGIFIKQEDLFGKSVPKLALDGFTENKIVYKKTENPSVPEHSLTIEAPNGIKQLKVETTSFQFADVPSFDLCNLTDAARTRLQQLDFPMQEVKDKQELTFVLTDFAKALEPASVTQMATHTFTFSVLDNLHQETTVQFIYEIRPNVNVTTEEPVVWAKFVTLRGNSIDRDNIGFMLKKKADADFQRYDATIYNEQTGDFSLLLIENIMPGTEYEYYAVSGTDAQGNVKTFTTSPIVNLKNNTFDEWFKNGKTWFPNVDVSKWWDSGNTGANTAGENNPTSPEESVVVKGKAAKLQSTWIGFIGIGAFASASMFTGNFVDIDGTNGILSFGQPFTAKPTKLTGYYKYTPVNIDYMEQWDSKVDPDLKSGDSDQCIIYIALCTKNYEIRTNPKSRQLFDPNDASVIAYGELVAKEAVSGEEANGYKKFSIDIKYRKTDVTPSYIVVVAAASRYGDYFTGGKGSTLYIDEFNLEYDYNAASFTNE from the coding sequence ATGAAGTTATATATATTTGCTTGCTTGTGTAGTTTGATATTATGGGGAGTGAGCTGTAATGAAGAATCGGCAGGGATACCGACAGGCTCGTTGTTTTTAGGTATCGAAGAGGATGCTACATTGTTGACAAAGGCGGAATCGGCTGTCACGAATGAATCTCTTCGTGTCGATATCATCGCTGCGGAAGGGGATACGATAAAAAGCTACTCCGATTATATCGATGAGGTGAAAGGCAAAAAGATCGTTCTTCCGGTAGGAACTTATACGATTTCAGTAAAATCAAACCAGTCGGAAGAGGCAGGATGGGAAAAACCGTTCTATTCCGGTTCGAAAGAAATAACCATTCAGTCCGGTGAGATAACCTCCGTACAGATTGTTTGCAAGATTTCGAATACGAAAGTAGCAGTCGAGTATGCTGACAATCTTGCTGACTATTTCAGCCACTATGAAACGACGGTTTCCAATACTTCCGGGAGCTTGCTTTATACGCGGGATGAGACTCGTGCCGGTTTTTTTAAAGCAGAGAAGCTTACGGCTGATTTGAAATTGGTCAATCAGGATGGAAACGAGTTTGCCATGCAACGTGTGTTCCCGGATATAAAGGAACGGTATTTTTATAAGATAAAATACTCGCTTGACGATGGTGGTGGTGATAATGAAGAAGCTGGAGCCGATTTCGGTGGAATCATAGTGGACGAAAAGGCCGATACGATATATTACGGAATCTTCATCAAACAGGAAGATCTTTTCGGCAAGTCGGTTCCCAAGTTGGCACTTGACGGCTTTACGGAAAATAAGATTGTCTATAAAAAGACTGAAAATCCGTCAGTTCCCGAACATTCTCTGACGATCGAAGCGCCGAACGGCATCAAGCAGTTGAAAGTGGAAACAACTTCTTTCCAGTTTGCCGATGTTCCATCGTTTGATCTTTGTAATCTGACGGATGCTGCACGGACGCGTTTGCAGCAATTGGATTTCCCGATGCAAGAAGTAAAAGACAAACAAGAGTTGACATTCGTGTTGACCGATTTTGCTAAAGCATTAGAGCCTGCTTCTGTCACTCAAATGGCCACTCATACGTTTACGTTCTCTGTCTTGGATAATTTGCATCAGGAAACGACAGTACAATTTATTTATGAAATTCGTCCGAATGTGAATGTAACAACGGAAGAGCCGGTCGTATGGGCGAAATTTGTGACATTAAGAGGTAATTCCATTGACAGAGATAATATCGGCTTCATGTTGAAAAAGAAAGCAGATGCAGATTTTCAAAGATATGATGCAACTATTTATAATGAGCAAACAGGTGATTTTTCTTTATTGTTGATTGAAAATATCATGCCTGGTACAGAGTATGAATACTATGCAGTCTCAGGTACAGATGCTCAAGGGAATGTCAAAACTTTTACAACATCTCCGATTGTAAATTTAAAAAATAATACATTTGATGAATGGTTCAAAAATGGTAAGACTTGGTTTCCTAATGTAGATGTATCTAAATGGTGGGATTCTGGAAATACTGGCGCAAATACTGCGGGCGAAAATAATCCTACTTCTCCTGAAGAAAGTGTTGTAGTCAAGGGTAAAGCTGCTAAGTTACAGTCTACGTGGATTGGCTTTATTGGCATTGGGGCATTTGCTTCAGCGAGTATGTTTACTGGTAATTTTGTTGACATAGATGGAACGAATGGTATCTTGTCATTTGGACAACCATTTACTGCTAAGCCTACAAAATTGACTGGATATTATAAATATACTCCAGTAAACATAGATTATATGGAACAATGGGATTCAAAAGTAGATCCTGATTTGAAAAGTGGAGATTCTGATCAATGTATCATTTATATAGCATTGTGTACAAAAAATTATGAGATACGTACAAATCCGAAAAGTCGCCAATTGTTTGACCCTAACGATGCTTCTGTCATTGCTTATGGTGAATTAGTGGCGAAAGAAGCTGTTTCCGGAGAAGAAGCAAATGGTTATAAAAAGTTTTCAATAGATATCAAATATCGGAAAACAGATGTAACTCCATCTTATATAGTGGTTGTAGCTGCGGCAAGCCGCTATGGAGATTATTTTACAGGAGGTAAAGGCAGTACATTGTATATCGATGAATTTAATTTGGAATATGATTACAACGCTGCCTCTTTCACAAACGAATAA
- a CDS encoding DUF4493 domain-containing protein produces the protein MIEYGLGKIMALWICVLGVLICASSCDSDRVPADGIGKLRLSLSADTTSLNKGINNSTKAAVSDEFEKFLTTADYKIRIVQQSDTVQSYDRFDEMPSEIELKEGAYTLIASKGDNLPSAFENPYFEGSTDFTVKADMSTPIDVTCTLGNARITVDYTEDFKEAYSDYTVLLSSAFTSGSLEIKKDEMRPAYMQVAKEGSELGIAIRLKKITEDKEKTYKIPTPLSIERRQNIRLIFKTDGEALDGIGLEIILDDEMTNVTLNEGIPDFMWKPFEKPTLSPDDFTNGESFTIKVGKFEKSPTVGFAMPAGIASLCVKQWREEKENEEITYDLATDEGVTAALGKNFKWSVNGKANTNVKGERKTGQLFLKDAINSLEAPIEEDQTYTYHYEFSGVDATGKAHATNVLGVTVVVQPAGQPIITFDGFPETTIIEGDDMSKEIEAKFEAEGIIDETKTTLTINDGVDDKVYNILTDGTVLYNDWGISVESGNNATATLKFPKVFSSRLEAPMEGEKTFTYKLDLADKKGRSFPTLTKTLTVKAPVFELTPSANGGDAFACRAFLRAKVSDGTHPDNLKFQWRKVGNGSWNNCKNHTYQTDEICDTLKNLTSGGQQYEIRAIYREKEKRVTEPIVITTENVVELEDGSFENWHKKEVYKKTIWSVGTTGLGIDQWWPYNEGGSSWWATRNALTTSQRSGVSCYYTSYSGTVPVDNGYEGKAAEISTLGWKEGNTFTELGGESGTHSAGMLFLGSHSATSNGVETIDYGHDFNVRPNAFEFYYKFKSLNSESFEAYIVVENRENGTVTQLGSGRIMSNQDQASFAPVRVNVHYTNTSLKATHMYIVFRSSTADNPSVEGVQGSLGAFDGYSDSRYVGNVLTIDNVRLIYE, from the coding sequence ATGATTGAATATGGTCTTGGGAAGATCATGGCTTTATGGATATGTGTTTTGGGGGTACTTATCTGTGCCTCTTCTTGTGATTCCGATCGTGTGCCTGCCGATGGAATTGGAAAGCTGCGCTTGTCATTATCGGCAGACACTACTTCTTTGAACAAAGGTATCAACAACTCCACTAAAGCAGCCGTTTCGGATGAGTTCGAAAAGTTCCTGACTACGGCTGATTACAAGATCCGTATCGTACAGCAGTCCGATACAGTCCAATCGTATGACCGCTTCGATGAGATGCCTTCTGAAATCGAACTGAAAGAGGGGGCTTATACCCTCATCGCCTCCAAAGGTGACAACCTCCCTTCTGCTTTTGAAAACCCTTATTTTGAAGGAAGTACCGACTTTACGGTGAAAGCTGACATGAGTACGCCTATCGATGTGACTTGTACACTTGGAAATGCGAGAATCACGGTCGACTATACCGAGGACTTCAAGGAGGCATATTCTGATTATACTGTTTTGTTGAGTTCGGCCTTTACATCCGGCAGCCTGGAAATAAAGAAAGATGAAATGCGTCCGGCCTATATGCAAGTAGCTAAAGAAGGGTCGGAATTAGGTATCGCCATCCGTTTGAAGAAAATCACCGAAGACAAGGAAAAAACATATAAAATCCCGACTCCTCTTTCTATCGAACGTCGCCAGAACATTCGCCTGATCTTTAAAACGGATGGAGAGGCCTTGGATGGCATCGGTCTGGAAATTATCCTGGATGATGAAATGACAAATGTCACGCTGAATGAAGGGATACCTGATTTTATGTGGAAGCCGTTTGAGAAGCCGACACTGTCTCCGGATGATTTTACGAATGGAGAATCTTTTACCATTAAAGTCGGAAAGTTCGAGAAGAGTCCTACAGTTGGATTTGCTATGCCGGCAGGTATTGCCTCTTTGTGTGTCAAGCAATGGCGGGAAGAAAAAGAAAACGAAGAGATTACCTACGACTTGGCGACGGACGAAGGAGTTACCGCCGCTTTAGGGAAGAATTTCAAATGGTCGGTCAATGGTAAGGCGAATACTAATGTGAAAGGAGAAAGAAAAACCGGACAGCTATTTTTGAAAGATGCAATCAATAGTTTGGAGGCTCCTATCGAGGAAGACCAAACTTATACTTATCATTATGAGTTTTCTGGAGTTGATGCGACAGGAAAGGCACATGCGACAAATGTATTGGGGGTAACAGTTGTTGTACAGCCAGCCGGCCAGCCGATCATAACATTTGACGGCTTTCCTGAAACAACGATTATAGAGGGTGATGACATGTCGAAAGAAATAGAAGCTAAATTTGAGGCTGAAGGTATAATCGATGAAACGAAAACGACATTGACAATTAATGACGGGGTAGATGATAAAGTGTATAATATTCTAACCGATGGAACTGTTTTATATAATGATTGGGGTATTAGTGTTGAGTCGGGTAATAATGCGACAGCAACGCTTAAATTCCCAAAAGTCTTTTCTTCCCGGTTAGAGGCTCCTATGGAAGGAGAGAAAACATTTACTTATAAATTGGATTTAGCGGATAAGAAAGGACGCAGTTTCCCGACTCTGACAAAGACATTGACGGTAAAGGCGCCGGTGTTTGAGTTGACACCGTCTGCTAATGGTGGGGATGCTTTTGCTTGCCGGGCTTTTCTGCGGGCAAAGGTTTCTGATGGAACACATCCTGATAATCTTAAATTCCAATGGAGAAAAGTCGGTAATGGAAGTTGGAACAATTGCAAGAACCATACTTACCAAACGGATGAGATATGTGATACATTGAAGAATCTGACATCAGGAGGACAGCAATATGAAATACGTGCAATTTACCGGGAAAAAGAAAAGCGTGTAACGGAACCGATTGTGATAACAACCGAAAATGTGGTGGAGTTGGAAGATGGCTCTTTTGAAAATTGGCATAAGAAAGAAGTTTATAAGAAAACAATATGGTCTGTTGGAACTACCGGTTTAGGGATAGATCAGTGGTGGCCTTATAATGAAGGAGGTTCTTCGTGGTGGGCAACCCGAAATGCGTTGACAACTTCACAAAGAAGCGGTGTTTCATGTTATTATACATCCTATTCCGGAACAGTCCCTGTTGATAATGGGTATGAAGGGAAAGCGGCTGAAATCAGTACGCTTGGATGGAAAGAAGGAAATACATTTACGGAACTTGGAGGTGAAAGTGGAACGCATTCTGCCGGAATGTTGTTTTTAGGCTCTCATTCTGCAACCAGCAATGGGGTTGAGACAATTGATTATGGGCATGATTTTAATGTTCGTCCTAATGCGTTTGAATTCTACTATAAGTTCAAATCTTTAAATAGTGAATCTTTTGAAGCTTATATTGTAGTAGAAAATAGGGAAAACGGAACTGTAACGCAGTTGGGAAGTGGTAGAATCATGAGTAATCAGGATCAGGCTTCATTTGCTCCGGTAAGAGTAAATGTTCATTATACCAATACATCATTGAAGGCAACACATATGTATATTGTGTTTAGATCCAGTACTGCGGATAACCCTTCAGTGGAGGGTGTACAAGGTAGTTTAGGGGCTTTTGACGGATACAGTGATTCTCGGTATGTGGGTAATGTCCTGACGATCGATAATGTTCGACTAATTTACGAATAA
- a CDS encoding DUF4493 domain-containing protein: MKKEILGQTDKGQTDDTTVENQGLLDLELKPEKEADIPVSKGGSTTGSQTVILDVNEFAIDIIDVNGNTVKHYDSYADLKNEGGLLLPAGHYSIRATLGEDVNAGFDKPFYSGTNVCEITPQEVAKVITDCVLSNKKVTFRCSDDFLKKFNDDYSIVIDNKVGALTTQNGEKRTTYLKNTGILQFTVYATMKNGGKTLVYNYDMSKNEDIQQYNNILIDLDLEEGDSSPDEPDDNEPVEPDDPIVPDDSVSVKNPVIKVDISLIEKEYVIEIPSDFIDAGGEGDGGDDNEGGDTVAKPTIVGDAGLDISQPIEISGAGNKTVRVKINTPGKLASLVVKITSSTLEALLPAVGLTSEFDICDEGLKETLSKLGLSATKGATSTTFDISSFMPMIAGLGGGDYLFTITATDQLGQKASKTLTVRNLND, translated from the coding sequence ATGAAGAAAGAGATATTGGGACAGACTGATAAAGGTCAGACTGATGACACGACCGTAGAAAACCAGGGGCTGTTAGATTTGGAGTTGAAGCCGGAAAAAGAAGCGGATATCCCTGTTTCGAAGGGAGGAAGTACTACTGGTTCACAGACTGTTATATTGGATGTTAATGAGTTTGCTATCGATATCATTGATGTCAATGGTAATACGGTCAAGCATTATGACAGTTATGCCGATTTGAAGAATGAGGGAGGTTTGTTGCTTCCTGCCGGTCACTATTCGATTCGGGCGACGCTGGGAGAAGACGTGAATGCCGGTTTTGACAAGCCCTTTTATTCCGGTACGAATGTGTGTGAAATCACCCCTCAGGAAGTGGCAAAGGTGATTACGGACTGTGTGTTGAGCAATAAGAAAGTTACGTTCCGTTGTTCGGATGATTTCTTGAAGAAATTTAATGACGATTATTCGATCGTTATTGATAATAAAGTGGGAGCTTTGACTACCCAAAACGGGGAAAAAAGGACAACCTATTTGAAGAATACCGGCATCTTACAGTTTACTGTATATGCGACTATGAAGAATGGTGGAAAGACTTTGGTATATAATTATGATATGTCGAAAAATGAAGATATCCAGCAATATAATAATATATTGATCGACTTGGATCTTGAAGAAGGCGACAGCTCTCCTGATGAACCGGATGATAACGAACCTGTCGAACCGGATGATCCTATTGTGCCGGATGATTCAGTATCAGTTAAAAATCCGGTGATTAAGGTCGACATATCCTTGATCGAGAAAGAATATGTAATCGAGATCCCTTCAGATTTTATCGATGCCGGTGGTGAGGGTGATGGTGGCGATGATAATGAAGGAGGTGACACGGTGGCTAAACCTACAATTGTAGGGGATGCAGGATTAGACATAAGCCAACCGATCGAGATATCGGGTGCAGGTAATAAAACTGTGCGTGTGAAGATTAATACACCGGGTAAATTGGCTTCGTTAGTTGTAAAAATAACTTCATCAACATTGGAGGCATTATTACCGGCTGTCGGGCTGACTTCCGAGTTTGATATTTGTGATGAGGGTTTGAAAGAAACTTTGTCAAAATTAGGATTGTCAGCAACAAAAGGTGCTACGTCTACAACGTTTGATATATCTTCTTTTATGCCGATGATTGCAGGTTTGGGAGGAGGTGATTATCTCTTTACCATAACTGCGACGGATCAGTTGGGGCAAAAAGCTTCCAAGACATTAACGGTAAGAAACTTGAACGATTAA